The DNA sequence TGAAAAATTGGACCAGTGCTCTACTTTTCCATATGGAGGAAGGGAAGGAGCGAAAGATGGTCATGCTACAATACCTTGTATGGTGCAAGTTTTTCTTTAGCCCAAGAGCAGAGTTCCTCCAACGTTATAGCAGGCTTCAGATCTTCCTCCCTTATTCTCTTAACTTCTGCATTAGGCACAATAATTGCACAAACAGCTTCACCATAATCTTTGTCCGGTAACCCCAACACACAACATTCTGCAACAGCTGGATGCTGCACAAGAAATGTTTTCATTGTGATTGTCAATCTATCTAGTTAaacaatttttactttttttcctcttttgcatGTTTTTTATCAAGAGTTATTCTAGAAGAATGATAATGAAATGCACTACTATAAAGTGAACATTTAAGGCTATTTTTTGGATTAACAAGGATGAAAAGTACTTGCCTCCAAGATAGCTGATTCAATCTCTAATGCAGATAATTTGTATCCACCAACCTTCATGATATCAGCACTTGTACCTGATACCCACACACAACAATATTGCAGCATGTACACTTGTAATCCTTGATTTATGGAAAATCAATATGAATTTTAGGCCCCTTATTAGCAGCATAAGAggcaattataatatgaaactGCAACTGGATCccataacatataaaaataacacgtTTTTTCAACTGAcacaaatgaaaatataattcttCGAGTTGGATGAATAACTATCACCCAACCACTACAAAAACTGGGGGAAGTGGCTTGTGCATATTTTATGCTGAGTGAATAGGGGCCACATTTACGTTCATTAATCATCAATACCAGGTTTATCATTTATGAATGTACTACCACAGAAAATAGCATCAGACCAGAACAATGTATCAAGCTTCTTTTCGGGTCACATCTACTTCTCTCATTCCTATAATTACTTACAGTAGGAAAAAAAGGGGCGAGGGGATGGGTGCTGTCCAACATTGCAGGGACGAGGGAGTGATGAGGGCTTAATTAAGTGCCTTAGCCACCCAGGAGTTGAAGTTTCCCCTTggaattagagagagaaaaaaagggggGCATGGGTGCTGTCCCACATTGCAATAGAGGGAGTTTGATGATGGCTTAATTAAGTGCCTTAGCCACCCTGGAAGTTGAAGTACTCCCTTTACAATGGGTTTAGGTCTCACCCTTAACAGGTCTCATCCAATCCTCTCCAATCTTTAGttgttgaaaaattaaataaaaaatcattacatCTCAAGTAAAAAAGTTTGTCTCATGCATATTCTGTGAGATGTATTATGAACATGAACTCTAAATTTCCTTACGTCCCACAATGATGTAGTATCCATCCACATCCACTTTACCAGCATCCCCGGTCCTGAAGAAGTCCCCATCAGTAAACGATTCCCTAGTTACCTgaacaaaattattacaaaactGAATTTGCATGAGTATTCCACATTCCATTTTTCATTGGTGTAAAACTACTAGTTGCTAAATCATATTGTCAAAACTTAATCCATTCGATTACATCTGACAGACATACATAGTCTACAGCTTTGAGATGGCATGGCATCTAGTCCACATGTTATGTAGTCAGAACCTGCATATTAGTGTCGAACTTACAATATGAGGCATGCCTAACAGACTTAGGAGTATTGTAGCAGACAGGGTATATGACATCACTGTGATTATATCAAGGCTTCcacagaaaaaggaaaaaaaccagCAAAAATAGTGTGCAGATTATGAAGGTCAAATATAGCATGCATTTCTCTACTTAAGTGATAAGAATTCATTGGAGAaaagcaaaaatataaaatataaatgtattATTGCAAAGACCAGCAAAGAAAGACATGGCCAATAAGCCATGTGATGAGATCAAGCCTTCAGAGTCCTTTAGAACATATATTGTTTCcctacataaatattaatttggaATTTTCACCtcaatcaaatttgaaaaaccTAAGACAGATTCATCACGATAATGGAAGTTGTACTTGCCAATGACCTTGAACTTATATGACACCTTCTCCTCCGAAAGGAATAAGGTGGGGTCACGGGTTCGCTCTATTGTGTGTAATTTAcaatcaattgaaaaaaaataactgatggGAAGGAGAtactaaaaaatatcataaagtaCCTCTGGAAGTTTCCAATATCCCCTAAACAATGAAGGGCTTTTAACGCAAAGCTCACCCACCCTGTCTGTGTCATCTtcattctcattttcttctAGAATCTTCACCTATCATAAACACAAAAATGCTGCTGACGAGAGTCcaaggaattaaaaaataaaaataaaaaaaatcaatgaccATCAATGtctttagaaaaatgaaaaccagaatgttatattattcataaatgtGTAAATTAAACCTTAAAATGATCGTTTATGTTCAGTGATTATGTTATAATATCCACTTCGCTCCATGGAGGTTAATTACAAATCGGACAAGGGGAAAGTTAACTAACCTGCACACCAGGAAATGGTTTCCCAACAGTCCCGGCCTTCCGTATACCTTCCAATGGATTTGATATTGCCATGACAAACTAAGACATTAAACCATCACTTGTAAGAAGTACACTCTATGtctactgataaaaaaaaaactatactcTGTGTAAACACAGTGTTTATGCTCCttcataaatttaataatatactgGGAAAAGGTATTTAAACTAGATTTCTTACTTCAGTCATGCCATATCGTTCCAAAAGGCGATGCTCCGTGATAGTTTCCCATTGTTGCATGACAGGTTGAGGGAGTGCTGAGGAGCCACACATCTGTGAAGTAAAACAGAGAGAGGGAATTCATCAGTTGGCTTTGACAATTGGGAACAACCAttagagcatatatatatatatatataaactgaaaaacttttaaatattatttaggaGGTcatcacaagaaaaaaaatggttagAAGTTCAATTGATTCTTAAAAGTTGCACCCAGGAAACGTCCTTTTGTACCTACCATTAGTCTCAGCTGTCTTGCTGCAGAGGCAGAAGCAGCTTGTAACTCTGGATCCATTGCTTCATAACCTTGTATCAATCGAGTATACATGGTTGGAACCTACATATTACAGAATGATTTCTCCGTATCAACTCTCAACTGTGACAATATCACTAACACGACACtcttaatatttgtaataaatagCCAGGTAAGAAAAATAGCGTGCATTAGAATATGATTAGGATTCCATTCTTTCTACTATAAAGTCTATCCCatgataagaaaattatataataggCCTACTCTTGACTCTGTATACAATATGTATGCCAAAGGAACTCTGCATAATTACAGGCATACAGCCAATGTGCtatgaaaacataaatttgtAACTTCAAAAGGTATATAAAAAAGGTTCAACCAAGTTACATACtaaggtattaaaaaaaaataaccattGTGCAGTAGGTAACTAAGATTTAAGACCACATTCAGGAAAGGTACACAGAAGAAGTACGGGTAGGGGAGAAAGTGATGACCACTATTTACAAAAAAGTGCTTAAGATAAAGACCATGCTTACTCCTGTAAAAACGGTTATAGCGTCATCAGCCTTAGTCCCCTCAATTGGATATGACTCACGCCATCTCTGCCAAATTCCCCTTACACTAAATTTTGGCATAAACTCAACCTTCAAAACACATGATCAGATATATTAATAGAGCAAAAGTGAACTTTAATAGTTATGATGGATGGAAAGTAGAAAATATCCATTCGaggggaaggaaaaaaagaataaggaaAAGGCTAAATTACCGTTGACCCGGCATAGAGAGGTGCTAGTAGAGCATTAAATAGCCCATGAACATGTATATTATAAGTTAAGGATCACTGCAACACCGAGTTTACGAAATCAAATTTGATACAGCAACATCTAAGAAGCCAACAAAGGCATATACTCAGGCTGTAATCATGTGAAGAAACTAAAACAGTTTCACaatctgaaaatataaatatgaggGATATGATGTAGCGGTAGGCAATGCAAAAATTGGTCAGCTGAAGTATACTCCCAAGCTTCTGCGAGTGTTTGTACCTGAAATCCAATGTTGCAACAAACATCAatgcacaaataaataaataaatagtatatgtaaaaaagttaatttGGCATGGTCATGTAACCGCTTCATTAAGGAGGTTTTAGCATTAATTCCTAGACTGGAGTTTGACAGCATTCCTCATCCAAATGTAAAACGTTTGAGCAAATGCTCTTAAGAACAGTTAAATACAACCAAAGGTTTCAACTAGAACAGTCATTTAAACCGGAATATTTTTTACATGATATCGACTATGTTTATGGATAAATATGgacaaaataaacatataaattatacataaaCAAGCATGGTCACATAGATGCACATCTGACAACCATGAGGTTTTCACATAAAGGATAGTAGCTTATAGTGGACCATGGGATAAAAGCGTATTAAAACTCATGAGGTGCATGATGTGCATACCTGTGCAGTGATGCTTCTGTGCGTGTGAACAACTCCTTTAGGTTTACCAGTTGTACCACTTGTGTATATAATTAATGCTGGATCCTCACCTGCACCATTGGAATTGACCAAGTAgtggatgagaaaaaaaaactgttctCAATTTCATGCACAGCTATTACTTGGATGTATAATTGCTCAAAGGTCTGTCACCATCCTACTTGATGTCTCAATATTCCTTTGCAAAATTCCACGTTCATCTATTCCACCAGGTGGTGAATGATCATGGGCATTTTTCTGTGAAGAAATGCTCAGAACAGGTGGAATAACAGAGTGTCGAGCAGCACATTTAGAAGCAACTTCTTGCAGAAACTCATGATGATCCTCAGTACTTAGTACAATGGAgacatcctataaaaaataagcataaGAGTTCAATAGAAACAAGTccacaataaaaccaaaaaaagaaagaagaaaatgacaaaacaaAGATGCTGGAGGTTGGCCTGAATTAAAACTTCTTCCTGCAAATATAGTGCTATGATGTTTACAACAATCACACTAACTCTTAGGTAGGAAAACCCCACAACAACAGATCAGGTTGACATTGCATTAGTAAAATAGCCAAGACTCAAGACAACCTGAGTTTTTCTCTGCATGATTAAACATAATCAAGGCTCCATCTCAACTCAAGCATTCATAGATAGGCTCAAACTGGGATTGATGCCATGCTTGTTGAACTTGAGAGTAGCTTGTAAAGCAAACCAACCCTATGCAGTGTGCTTGAGCTTGATTCATTTGTCTAAACAAATGAGCTGAGCAATTGACCAAGCTTTGATCAAACCACTCGTGAGCAGTTTATACCCTAAGTTGCTATTTGAGATAGAGATAAAACCACTGCCAATGATATGGTCTTCAGGTTAGACAGccagggaaaagaaagaaaataactttCTTCACTGCAATTTATCAAATCtgaataataatcaaattaagaACCTTAAGCACACTCTTATACCAAAGAAACCCAAGAAAAAACTAAATCCCAGTACCTCTAAAGTAGCATGAATGGTACCACTACAGTGTGTGAAAAGTCACCACACAACTTCTGAAAAAAGAAATCTGCTCTTGCTCAATCACTATTCAACTAATGAGAGCTATCCTTCAAAGAGTAAAAGGCATTTTGAAATTGATACGAGTAATTCTGAAGTAAAAAGGTGGCATATTACTGTTTCAAATGTTAATAGGATGTGCGGCAACCTATTAGATGACGGAAACAATAATGCAGGTATTATGAGTTGGAAAGATAGGAGTTGGGGGAGGTGTATGGGCACAATAAAATATACACCATAGAAGTAtgttatttacaattaaaagaaaaactaggaGTTCTAGTACACACCGAATCATTCATCACATGTAGGAGCTCAGCCTCTGGGTAGCTGAGTGCAAGTGGAACAGCAACACCTCCACTCAACCAGGTCCCTAGCATTCCAGCAACGAACTCAGCTGAAGGTTTGGCCACAATTCCTATTCGAGCTCCACCAAGATGACCAAGTCCTCCCACACCATCAACAGATAGAGAAGGCTTTTCCCGTTTGCTCTCTTTGGAAGtctgatatatgatatatgagtaCATCGCATTGAAGGGTTTTGTCAAACAATTTAATAGTAATTTCTTCAGGGGTAACTAAAAAGAATATTGCTAATAAATCAATGAACTAATCTTGGAATTCTGATACTTCAATTACTAATAAGTGATCAGCAAACTAGAATAGCTGCAATCTTATGGAACTTCCACAGTGCTTCCCAAGTCAATATAAACAGCACATGCCCAAGAATAAGGTATGCAAGCCCAAAGGTCTAAGTGTATATGAACTTCTTAGTTCTTACTCACACTTATTAAGTCACTACTGCTTAAAATATTAGATATCTCGAATGCTGATGAAATGAGCTGTATGTAGCTGTAACTTTGCTTATCGGCTCTAATAGCAACTCTGTCACGAGAGGCACACCCCTGCCTAGAAACTTCTTTGACTACCTCCATAAATGTACCAGAATCTGATGCTGTAATAGAGGAGAAAGAGCATTGTTAAGATGTGACCAAACATATATAGCATTCATTGTTACAACAATGGTTCTTCAAACCCATTAGCCCTcacaaccaaaaatacccaaactCAAAACAGGGATTTGTAATTTCTTAAAGAGAACCAACCACGCCCACGTAGTTTCCATCCTAAAATTCCATTCAAACTTTCATAGCATTTGCTTAACAAACCAATCTAGACTTACATCACTTTAGATATTGAACGGCTCTTTTGTTTATGATAGAAGTATTAGTCGTCCAGACTGGGAAATAACTAAAAATTCTTACTCATCACCATAATTTGATAGTGATGGAAAAGTATTCAGATTTTACGAACTGACACGCTAGATTGAAGACTATGCTTCACGTGCTTGCACTTCTAAATGATATGTAAAACACAATGGAACCATTCAAATTATCCTGATGCATCATGTTTCTTATACGCTTATTCATACCTTTGTTTAACCTAGTTTGATGTTATGCAACAAAATAAGGGGAAGAAATTCAGAATTCCCCGTCTGTATCCAGGATTCAACGAAATTGAAACGAATAAGGACATCGTTTCGCAGAAGAGAAACTTAATCAGTCACAAAGGGCAtagttaaaaaacaaaaacccaaaacgACAGAAAGTTGGAAAGTTGGAAAGTTGGTTATATACAAGAACATCTAAGCAACAGAACCAATATAAACCAAGTCAATCATTACCattcatattctaaaataattttagttgaACAAAACCATCACACATGAACCATATAAATACACATATGGATACAAGCACGCATATATTTAACGTGGCGATTGCTCTGTTTTGTTTCCAACAAGTGCGTAACATAACGAAAAGAAAGCAGCCCCAGCACTCGAACAAAGGCCTCCGATCAG is a window from the Juglans regia cultivar Chandler chromosome 7, Walnut 2.0, whole genome shotgun sequence genome containing:
- the LOC109000578 gene encoding malonate--CoA ligase-like isoform X1; translation: MRASSDSGTFMEVVKEVSRQGCASRDRVAIRADKQSYSYIQLISSAFEISNILSSSDLISTSKESKREKPSLSVDGVGGLGHLGGARIGIVAKPSAEFVAGMLGTWLSGGVAVPLALSYPEAELLHVMNDSDVSIVLSTEDHHEFLQEVASKCAARHSVIPPVLSISSQKNAHDHSPPGGIDERGILQRNIETSSEDPALIIYTSGTTGKPKGVVHTHRSITAQVQTLAEAWEYTSADQFLHCLPLHHVHGLFNALLAPLYAGSTVEFMPKFSVRGIWQRWRESYPIEGTKADDAITVFTGVPTMYTRLIQGYEAMDPELQAASASAARQLRLMMCGSSALPQPVMQQWETITEHRLLERYGMTEFVMAISNPLEGIRKAGTVGKPFPGVQVKILEENENEDDTDRVGELCVKSPSLFRGYWKLPEVTRESFTDGDFFRTGDAGKVDVDGYYIIVGRTSADIMKVGGYKLSALEIESAILEHPAVAECCVLGLPDKDYGEAVCAIIVPNAEVKRIREEDLKPAITLEELCSWAKEKLAPYKLPTRLLLWDSLPRNAMGKVNKKELKKVLAAEQ
- the LOC109000578 gene encoding malonate--CoA ligase-like isoform X3 yields the protein MRASSDSGTFMEVVKEVSRQGCASRDRVAIRADKQSYSYIQLISSAFEISNILSSSDLISTSKESKREKPSLSVDGVGGLGHLGGARIGIVAKPSAEFVAGMLGTWLSGGVAVPLALSYPEAELLHVMNDSDVSIVLSTEDHHEFLQEVASKCAARHSVIPPVLSISSQKNAHDHSPPGGIDERGILQRNIETSSEDPALIIYTSGTTGKPKGVVHTHRSITAQVQTLAEAWEYTSADQFLHCLPLHHVHGLFNALLAPLYAGSTVEFMPKFSVRGIWQRWRESYPIEGTKADDAITVFTGVPTMYTRLIQGYEAMDPELQAASASAARQLRLMMCGSSALPQPVMQQWETITEHRLLERYGMTEFVMAISNPLEGIRKAGTVGKPFPGVQVKILEENENEDDTDRVGELCVKSPSLFRGYWKLPEVTRESFTDGDFFRTGDAGKVDVDGYYIIVGRTSADIMKVGGYKLSALEIESAILEHPAVAECCVLGLPDKDYGEAVCAIIVPNAEVKRIREEDLKPAITLEELCSWAKEKLAPYKLPTRLLLWDSLPRNAMGKSSFVTPSLCLI
- the LOC109000578 gene encoding malonate--CoA ligase-like isoform X2: MNASDSGTFMEVVKEVSRQGCASRDRVAIRADKQSYSYIQLISSAFEISNILSSSDLISTSKESKREKPSLSVDGVGGLGHLGGARIGIVAKPSAEFVAGMLGTWLSGGVAVPLALSYPEAELLHVMNDSDVSIVLSTEDHHEFLQEVASKCAARHSVIPPVLSISSQKNAHDHSPPGGIDERGILQRNIETSSEDPALIIYTSGTTGKPKGVVHTHRSITAQVQTLAEAWEYTSADQFLHCLPLHHVHGLFNALLAPLYAGSTVEFMPKFSVRGIWQRWRESYPIEGTKADDAITVFTGVPTMYTRLIQGYEAMDPELQAASASAARQLRLMMCGSSALPQPVMQQWETITEHRLLERYGMTEFVMAISNPLEGIRKAGTVGKPFPGVQVKILEENENEDDTDRVGELCVKSPSLFRGYWKLPEVTRESFTDGDFFRTGDAGKVDVDGYYIIVGRTSADIMKVGGYKLSALEIESAILEHPAVAECCVLGLPDKDYGEAVCAIIVPNAEVKRIREEDLKPAITLEELCSWAKEKLAPYKLPTRLLLWDSLPRNAMGKVNKKELKKVLAAEQ
- the LOC109000578 gene encoding malonate--CoA ligase-like isoform X4, producing the protein MEVVKEVSRQGCASRDRVAIRADKQSYSYIQLISSAFEISNILSSSDLISTSKESKREKPSLSVDGVGGLGHLGGARIGIVAKPSAEFVAGMLGTWLSGGVAVPLALSYPEAELLHVMNDSDVSIVLSTEDHHEFLQEVASKCAARHSVIPPVLSISSQKNAHDHSPPGGIDERGILQRNIETSSEDPALIIYTSGTTGKPKGVVHTHRSITAQVQTLAEAWEYTSADQFLHCLPLHHVHGLFNALLAPLYAGSTVEFMPKFSVRGIWQRWRESYPIEGTKADDAITVFTGVPTMYTRLIQGYEAMDPELQAASASAARQLRLMMCGSSALPQPVMQQWETITEHRLLERYGMTEFVMAISNPLEGIRKAGTVGKPFPGVQVKILEENENEDDTDRVGELCVKSPSLFRGYWKLPEVTRESFTDGDFFRTGDAGKVDVDGYYIIVGRTSADIMKVGGYKLSALEIESAILEHPAVAECCVLGLPDKDYGEAVCAIIVPNAEVKRIREEDLKPAITLEELCSWAKEKLAPYKLPTRLLLWDSLPRNAMGKVNKKELKKVLAAEQ
- the LOC109000578 gene encoding malonate--CoA ligase-like isoform X5 — its product is MRASSDSGTFMEVVKEVSRQGCASRDRVAIRADKQSYSYIQLISSAFEISNILSSSDLISTSKESKREKPSLSVDGVGGLGHLGGARIGIVAKPSAEFVAGMLGTWLSGGVAVPLALSYPEAELLHVMNDSDVSIVLSTEDHHEFLQEVASKCAARHSVIPPVLSISSQKNAHDHSPPGGIDERGILQRNIETSSEDPALIIYTSGTTGKPKGVVHTHRSITAQVQTLAEAWEYTSADQFLHCLPLHHVHGLFNALLAPLYAGSTVEFMPKFSVRGIWQRWRESYPIEGTKADDAITVFTGVPTMYTRLIQGYEAMDPELQAASASAARQLRLMMCGSSALPQPVMQQWETITEHRLLERYGMTEFVMAISNPLEGIRKAGTVGKPFPGVQVKILEENENEDDTDRVGELCVKSPSLFRGYWKLPEVTRESFTDGDFFRTGDAGKVDVDGYYIIVGRTSADIMKVGGYKLSALEIESAILEATSSCCRMLCVGVTGQRLW